One window of Quercus robur chromosome 5, dhQueRobu3.1, whole genome shotgun sequence genomic DNA carries:
- the LOC126724930 gene encoding transcription factor MYB1-like, with product MGRSPCCSKEGLNRGAWTVMEDKILTEYVKLHGEGKWRNLPKRAGLKRCGKSCRLRWLNYLRPDIKRGNITRDEEELIIRLHKLLGNRWSLIAGRLPGRTDNEIKNYWNTNIGKKVQDHLSQTSKRSNQVHTQEKQNQSVEKSARGPAEAKIGSSCVVRTKATKCTKAVNVITSEQPIQLDQNNQIIETKPEVGVEVQSSMVHHHDPVDFSQFMLGENNPSNFMMDFEMEENFISDLLNMDFSQLPCFEDGRDSSSNTCDKGHSSSISDHTHLVSGDTLHGSNFQSVGPLIESELDWLCD from the exons ATGGGAAGGAGTCCTTGCTGTTCAAAGGAGGGCTTGAACAGGGGAGCATGGACAGTTATGGAAGACAAAATACTCACAGAATATGTCAAACTTCATGGTGAAGGAAAATGGAGAAATCTTCCCAAGAGAGCAG GGCTTAAGAGATGTGGGAAAAGTTGCAGGTTAAGATGGTTAAATTATCTTAGACCTGATATTAAGAGAGGCAACATAACCCGTGATGAAGAAGAGCTCATTATTAGGCTGCACAAACTCTTGGGGAACAG ATGGTCTTTGATAGCTGGTCGGCTTCCAGGCCGAACAGACAATGAAATCAAGAACTATTGGAACACCAACATTGGAAAGAAAGTTCAAGATCACCTAAGCCAGACTtctaaaagatcaaatcaagtACACACACAAGAAAAGCAAAACCAGAGTGTGGAAAAGTCAGCTAGGGGTCCAGCTGAAGCAAAAATAGGCTCATCATGTGTGGTCCGAACCAAGGCAACAAAGTGTACAAAGGCTGTCAATGTCATCACCTCCGAGCAGCCAATACAACTTGACCAAAATAACCAAATTATTGAGACTAAGCCAGAGGTTGGAGTTGAAGTTCAATCCTCCATGGTTCATCATCATGACCCGGTTGATTTTTCACAATTCATGTTGGGAGAAAACAATCCATCCAACTTCATGATGGATTTTGAGATGGAAGAAAATTTCATATCGGATCTTCTCAACATGGATTTCTCACAGTTACCTTGTTTTGAAGATGGGCGTGATAGTAGCTCAAATACATGTGACAAAGGCCACTCATCTTCAATTTCTGATCACACACACTTGGTTTCTGGTGATACGCTGCATGGCTCAAATTTTCAATCAGTGGGTCCTTTAATTGAGTCTGAATTGGATTGGCTTTGTGATTAA